In the genome of Massilibacillus massiliensis, one region contains:
- a CDS encoding N-acetylmuramoyl-L-alanine amidase family protein, whose product MKICINAGHYPGLDSGAVGTFLQEADVVKNIGEIVCRDLEAVGYEVLFVQENELVDITNASNSFGADLFVSIHCNAATNLSAQGTETFCYGSGAGESLAPCIQNQIVNSLGTVDRGVKYSQGLYVLKHTDCPAVLVETAFISNYDDEQLLANRQADFAHAIARGVTDYFA is encoded by the coding sequence ATGAAAATTTGTATTAATGCAGGGCATTACCCTGGGCTAGATAGCGGCGCAGTAGGAACATTTCTGCAGGAGGCAGACGTAGTAAAAAATATAGGAGAAATCGTATGTAGGGACCTAGAAGCAGTTGGTTATGAAGTTTTATTCGTACAAGAAAATGAGCTTGTGGATATCACGAATGCCAGCAATTCATTTGGTGCCGATCTGTTTGTATCAATTCATTGTAATGCAGCGACAAATTTATCCGCACAGGGGACAGAAACATTTTGCTATGGATCCGGAGCAGGTGAATCCTTAGCTCCTTGCATTCAAAATCAAATTGTAAATTCACTTGGTACTGTTGATCGTGGTGTCAAATACTCGCAGGGCTTATATGTATTAAAACATACCGATTGCCCGGCTGTGTTAGTTGAAACTGCATTTATCAGTAACTATGACGATGAACAATTGCTTGCAAATAGACAAGCTGATTTTGCGCATGCAATTGCAAGAGGCGTGACTGATTATTTTGCTTAA
- a CDS encoding IS3 family transposase (programmed frameshift) yields MTVEKRPRRSYTDEFKKQVVQLYNNGKRKCDIIREYDIASSLLDKWIQQANNSGSFKEKDNLTTEQIELIELRKRNKYLEMENDIFKASSADLRTKVNVIKANIHKYSVSAMCKVLQIPRSTYYYEAKANPDESKLVANIVDIFKASRNNYGTRKIKSDLKDRNIIASRRRIGRIMRQEGLISSYTTAQFRPQKDTCNESKTKNVVDRQFSEQPYRNAIVSDLTYVRVGMSWNYICVLIDLFNREIIGYSAGRNKTADLVKQAFQTVRGNLKDIQIFHTDRGNEFKNRTIEEILEAFEIQRSLSHKGCPYDNAVAEATFKIIKTEFIRNQTFHSLNHLQIELADYVNWFNNHRIHSSLGYLTPVKYRINTLKKVV; encoded by the exons ATGACTGTTGAAAAACGCCCTCGTCGTAGCTATACGGACGAATTCAAAAAACAAGTTGTACAATTATATAATAACGGAAAACGTAAGTGTGACATTATTCGTGAATATGATATCGCATCGTCCTTGCTTGACAAATGGATTCAGCAAGCTAACAATAGTGGCTCTTTCAAGGAGAAAGATAATCTTACAACTGAACAGATAGAACTGATTGAGCTTCGCAAACGGAACAAATATCTTGAAATGGAGAATGATATTT TTAAAGCAAGCAGCGCTGATCTTAGGACGAAAGTAAATGTGATTAAAGCCAATATCCACAAATACTCTGTATCAGCAATGTGTAAAGTCCTACAAATTCCAAGAAGCACCTATTATTATGAGGCAAAAGCAAATCCAGATGAATCTAAGCTGGTGGCAAATATTGTTGATATATTTAAAGCAAGCCGAAATAATTATGGAACCCGAAAAATAAAATCAGATTTAAAAGATAGAAATATCATTGCTTCACGCCGCCGCATCGGCAGAATCATGAGGCAGGAAGGACTGATTTCAAGTTATACGACTGCCCAGTTCCGTCCTCAAAAGGATACTTGTAATGAATCAAAAACCAAAAATGTTGTTGACCGCCAGTTCAGTGAACAACCATATAGAAATGCTATTGTAAGCGATTTAACATATGTCAGAGTCGGCATGAGCTGGAACTACATTTGTGTGCTTATTGACCTCTTTAATAGAGAAATAATTGGTTACAGTGCCGGACGTAATAAAACAGCAGACCTTGTAAAACAGGCATTTCAGACTGTAAGGGGAAATCTGAAAGATATCCAGATATTTCACACGGACCGTGGCAACGAATTTAAAAATCGGACCATTGAAGAAATCTTGGAAGCATTTGAAATTCAGCGTTCTCTCAGTCATAAAGGGTGTCCTTATGATAATGCAGTGGCAGAAGCAACATTTAAAATAATCAAAACAGAATTTATCAGGAACCAGACTTTTCACAGCTTAAACCATCTGCAGATTGAGTTAGCTGATTATGTAAATTGGTTCAACAATCATAGGATTCATTCTTCACTAGGATATCTAACACCGGTGAAGTATAGAATAAATACCCTTAAAAAAGTTGTCTAA
- a CDS encoding SOS response-associated peptidase, which translates to MCGRYVIFTDQENKEIMEIIRQVNEKHHGIKLGEIYPTNVAPVILKDDVTAYKWGFPNFAKKGVIINARSETVEDKRMFKTAFHERRCVIPSTGFYEWQGKEKYHFTLPNSPIVYMAGIYTEFADENCFVILTTKANQSMEEIHDRMPLILEQDMIEDWINNDSAAMHILHHEPPALRHKLADQINMPLF; encoded by the coding sequence ATGTGCGGCAGATATGTAATTTTTACCGATCAGGAAAACAAAGAAATTATGGAAATCATTCGGCAAGTGAATGAGAAACATCATGGTATTAAATTAGGTGAAATATATCCAACCAACGTGGCTCCTGTTATATTAAAAGATGATGTTACTGCATATAAATGGGGGTTTCCTAACTTTGCGAAAAAAGGCGTAATAATCAACGCCCGATCAGAAACAGTAGAAGATAAACGCATGTTTAAAACTGCCTTTCATGAAAGAAGATGTGTCATTCCATCGACTGGTTTTTATGAATGGCAAGGAAAAGAAAAGTATCATTTTACTTTGCCAAATAGTCCGATCGTCTACATGGCTGGAATATATACTGAATTTGCAGATGAAAATTGCTTTGTTATTTTGACAACGAAGGCAAATCAATCCATGGAAGAAATACATGATAGAATGCCGTTGATTCTGGAACAAGATATGATTGAGGACTGGATAAATAATGATAGTGCTGCGATGCATATACTTCATCATGAACCGCCAGCGCTTCGACATAAACTTGCTGACCAGATAAATATGCCATTATTCTAA
- the dinB gene encoding DNA polymerase IV, whose translation MFRTILHVDLNNFYASVECLYRPELKSIPVAVCGDVEARHGIVLAKNYPAKQLGIQTGEAIWQAKQKAKNLVIIPPDFKKYLRFSRMAREIYATYTDQIEPFGIDEAWLDVTSSAKIFGDGESIANMIRQRMKNELGLTVSIGVSFNKIFAKLGSDMKKPDAVTVIAEENFKEIVWPLNVRELLYVGRSTQNKLYSRNVNTIGDLANKNLHDLKLLLGVWGETLWSFANGFDYTHVRKVGEESIIKSIGNSTTTVRDLLNINDVKIIIYILSESVAARLRQHGLKCTTVAISVRDKELYSFDRQSKLSEPTYTSNDIASKAIELFNKNYTWYKPIRSLAVRGANLVTETEHMQIDLFDIAKEKHEKLDKVVDVIRRRFGNGSICRAAMLSDKLLSSFNPKDDHVIHPISFFR comes from the coding sequence ATGTTTCGTACAATTTTGCATGTCGATTTAAATAATTTCTATGCAAGTGTCGAATGTTTGTATAGACCTGAACTTAAAAGTATTCCTGTAGCTGTGTGTGGAGATGTGGAAGCTAGGCACGGAATAGTATTGGCAAAAAACTATCCTGCAAAACAGCTAGGTATTCAAACTGGAGAAGCAATTTGGCAAGCAAAACAAAAGGCTAAGAATTTGGTAATTATACCGCCGGATTTTAAAAAGTATCTTCGATTTTCACGGATGGCGCGTGAAATATATGCAACGTATACCGATCAGATCGAACCGTTTGGTATAGACGAAGCGTGGCTTGATGTAACGAGTTCTGCAAAAATATTTGGTGATGGTGAGAGTATCGCAAATATGATACGTCAAAGAATGAAAAACGAATTAGGCTTAACAGTATCTATAGGAGTTTCTTTTAATAAAATTTTTGCGAAATTAGGAAGTGACATGAAAAAGCCAGATGCTGTAACTGTAATTGCAGAAGAAAATTTTAAGGAAATTGTATGGCCCTTAAACGTACGTGAATTATTATATGTAGGCAGATCAACACAAAACAAATTATACAGTCGTAATGTTAATACAATTGGAGACTTGGCCAATAAAAATCTTCATGACTTAAAGCTATTATTAGGTGTATGGGGCGAGACACTTTGGAGTTTTGCGAATGGATTTGATTATACCCATGTACGTAAAGTAGGAGAAGAAAGCATTATTAAGTCAATTGGGAATAGTACAACAACAGTGCGTGATTTACTCAACATTAATGATGTAAAGATAATTATTTATATACTTTCTGAAAGTGTTGCTGCAAGATTGCGTCAGCATGGATTAAAATGTACAACAGTTGCTATTTCAGTAAGAGACAAGGAATTATATTCATTTGACAGGCAAAGCAAACTAAGTGAACCAACTTATACGTCGAATGATATAGCAAGTAAAGCGATAGAACTATTTAATAAAAACTATACTTGGTATAAACCAATTCGGAGTTTAGCTGTTCGAGGGGCGAATTTAGTCACTGAAACCGAGCATATGCAAATAGATTTATTTGATATAGCAAAAGAGAAGCATGAAAAATTAGATAAGGTAGTTGATGTAATACGCAGACGATTTGGAAATGGATCTATTTGTAGAGCTGCAATGCTGAGTGATAAATTGCTATCGAGTTTTAACCCCAAGGACGATCATGTGATTCATCCAATCTCATTCTTTAGATAG
- a CDS encoding phage holin family protein has product MNFNELWISICKAFNTLLDAWVIKAMIAFIVPILTGIHGSALTAFITLVFIDLITRWIAICYEHLSKNGQSTDLFSCIKDIPTAIREGYINSSAMKHRFVGKILVYVILTIVAVKADELIVISSESPVLLKATWVYLAITEAISILENLRDAGIEQANDLLNFLRDKASLTLNKFKNR; this is encoded by the coding sequence TTGAATTTTAACGAACTATGGATATCAATATGTAAGGCGTTTAATACTTTATTGGATGCGTGGGTGATCAAAGCAATGATAGCTTTTATAGTGCCGATTTTAACTGGCATTCACGGTAGTGCTTTAACTGCGTTTATCACACTAGTATTTATCGACTTAATAACGAGATGGATCGCAATATGTTACGAGCACTTGTCTAAAAATGGGCAATCAACGGATCTATTTAGCTGCATAAAAGACATACCTACTGCGATTCGCGAGGGGTATATTAACTCATCTGCAATGAAACATAGATTTGTCGGTAAAATCTTAGTGTACGTAATCTTAACAATTGTCGCAGTGAAAGCAGATGAATTAATCGTTATATCATCTGAAAGCCCTGTTCTGCTAAAAGCAACATGGGTGTACTTGGCTATCACCGAAGCAATAAGTATCCTTGAAAATTTAAGAGACGCAGGGATAGAACAGGCAAATGATTTACTTAATTTCTTACGTGATAAAGCAAGTCTTACTTTAAATAAATTTAAAAACAGATAG
- a CDS encoding LamG-like jellyroll fold domain-containing protein, with amino-acid sequence MANGSKLFLAKSDKSIVAQNTISQISVMKNGSIVDATGKIWTRKGIGVNVSGGRFSGGCLVVGNTGGNNNGISCAANEDFDFGNSNFTVEFWFKPNTKATTCTLIRRGYGEYCPFAIGLRGSDTPYEPKTEGIALQIAFSEDGWAVSQLIPLTLVVGTWYHVALIRMVNSFVLYLNGKAIYRYSNSKSFPKSPNTLDIGVNSFNLNPNCNISDVRISKNVARYLADFDPATTDFSTNGYYYRKDEKWTRLGVPANDSALVDLFKTYGMQDYPTQGQLEELGVGVDRPRRCCLQESATDELPVVKLKAVPKDKLLLPKALVSISDFNDIDSVTVEKIVNGSSAIKFIITTDLLAYKTFNFTSNTWETIDHKNLSTVKTAGIDSESISKITNEKWKSLIEGVDGVGFAILLSQEAVTDDCKLDLLSINIFGGIVEDPSDGSWDKAVHGTDYNYGYPKNNLLRVILLTNGDYKINYREGVKEI; translated from the coding sequence ATGGCTAACGGCAGTAAATTATTTTTAGCTAAATCAGATAAAAGCATTGTTGCTCAAAATACAATAAGTCAGATATCAGTTATGAAAAACGGGAGCATTGTAGATGCAACGGGGAAAATATGGACTAGGAAAGGAATAGGAGTTAACGTTTCAGGTGGGAGATTTAGCGGAGGTTGTTTAGTTGTAGGAAATACAGGTGGAAATAATAATGGTATTTCATGTGCGGCTAATGAAGATTTCGATTTTGGAAATTCTAATTTTACTGTCGAATTTTGGTTTAAACCAAATACAAAGGCAACGACATGTACGTTGATTCGACGGGGATATGGTGAATATTGCCCATTTGCTATAGGGTTACGTGGAAGTGATACTCCTTATGAACCAAAAACTGAGGGAATAGCACTACAGATAGCGTTTAGTGAAGATGGATGGGCAGTATCGCAATTGATTCCACTTACTCTTGTAGTTGGAACATGGTATCATGTTGCACTTATTAGAATGGTAAACTCATTTGTTCTTTACTTAAACGGAAAAGCTATATACAGATATTCAAATTCAAAATCATTTCCCAAATCTCCGAATACGCTTGATATTGGAGTAAATTCTTTTAATCTTAATCCTAATTGTAATATTAGCGATGTACGTATTTCAAAAAACGTAGCGAGATACCTAGCGGATTTTGATCCAGCAACAACAGACTTTTCTACAAATGGGTATTACTATCGTAAAGATGAAAAATGGACTCGGCTCGGTGTACCAGCAAATGATTCTGCATTGGTTGATCTATTTAAAACTTATGGAATGCAAGATTATCCAACACAGGGGCAACTAGAAGAATTAGGGGTTGGTGTAGATCGTCCAAGGCGTTGCTGCTTGCAAGAAAGTGCCACAGATGAATTACCGGTAGTTAAATTAAAGGCAGTACCTAAAGATAAATTATTGTTGCCTAAGGCATTAGTATCAATTAGTGATTTTAATGATATAGATAGTGTGACTGTTGAAAAAATCGTAAATGGTAGTAGTGCAATAAAGTTTATTATTACAACAGACTTATTGGCTTATAAAACATTTAACTTTACGAGTAATACATGGGAAACGATAGATCATAAAAATTTAAGCACAGTAAAAACTGCAGGCATTGATTCAGAGTCGATATCTAAGATCACAAATGAAAAATGGAAATCTCTAATTGAAGGAGTAGATGGAGTAGGCTTTGCCATTCTGTTATCACAGGAAGCTGTTACCGATGACTGTAAATTGGATTTGTTATCTATCAATATTTTTGGCGGAATTGTGGAGGATCCTAGTGATGGATCATGGGATAAAGCGGTACATGGCACAGATTATAATTATGGTTACCCAAAGAATAATTTACTTCGTGTTATTCTGTTGACTAATGGAGACTACAAAATCAATTACAGGGAGGGTGTTAAGGAAATTTAA
- a CDS encoding LamG-like jellyroll fold domain-containing protein produces MYKLDEYTVSLLHFDDGFKDETGKVWTTNGNPIVSSEQSKFGGKSLYLDGSSNLAISNLSDFDFNSGYFTIDWWEYRTNLSGYPTVFSIGDVDYQSIIVGHGNTFSTNDNKNVCYISSNGASWNVMDAFLLGTIDLNTWNHFALVRNGNKFYGFKNGILSGQITSNDSFYLNNNIVSLGKVYKRAPYGFNGFIDEFRISKIARWTGDFDPKPVKKNCLLRITMNDSSEREYELSISEVEAFITWCDRTVDTGEAYYVFDKAVGSQNSKEYLFFEKIISFEVIEIL; encoded by the coding sequence ATGTATAAATTAGATGAATACACAGTATCTTTATTACATTTTGATGATGGTTTTAAAGATGAAACAGGAAAGGTTTGGACGACCAATGGAAATCCAATAGTTTCTTCTGAACAGAGTAAATTTGGAGGGAAAAGTTTATATTTGGATGGGAGTAGTAATTTAGCTATTTCTAATCTTTCTGATTTTGATTTTAACTCTGGATATTTTACTATTGATTGGTGGGAATATAGAACAAATTTATCTGGATATCCAACAGTGTTTAGCATTGGTGATGTTGATTATCAATCAATTATTGTAGGACATGGAAATACGTTTTCTACTAATGATAATAAAAACGTTTGTTACATATCCTCAAACGGAGCATCGTGGAATGTTATGGATGCGTTTTTATTAGGAACAATAGATTTAAATACTTGGAATCATTTTGCTTTAGTTAGAAATGGTAATAAATTTTATGGATTTAAGAATGGTATTCTCTCGGGTCAAATTACAAGTAATGATAGTTTTTATCTTAACAATAATATTGTATCTTTAGGGAAAGTTTATAAAAGAGCACCTTATGGATTCAACGGTTTTATTGATGAGTTTCGTATTTCAAAAATTGCTCGATGGACAGGAGATTTCGATCCTAAACCAGTTAAAAAGAATTGTTTATTGCGTATCACAATGAACGATTCCAGTGAACGTGAGTACGAATTAAGTATTTCTGAGGTAGAAGCCTTTATTACTTGGTGCGATCGTACTGTTGATACAGGAGAGGCATATTATGTATTTGATAAAGCCGTCGGATCACAAAACAGTAAAGAATATTTGTTCTTTGAAAAGATCATTAGCTTTGAGGTAATTGAAATTTTATAA
- a CDS encoding phage tail protein has protein sequence MCCCNEKNPVGTVNYFARQFPPEGWLLCDGREVSRDVFADLYNMVGTSFGTGDGKTTFNLPDLRSEFIRGLDEGRGVDNDRVFGSGQQDAIKKHDHAVLSYPFRSNTSGYVLPAEQDGVNVYSGKMPGESIKAGSKCTNEVATSLDGDKETRPRNVALLACIKY, from the coding sequence ATGTGTTGTTGTAATGAAAAAAATCCAGTAGGAACAGTTAATTATTTTGCTAGGCAATTCCCACCAGAAGGTTGGTTATTGTGTGATGGCCGTGAAGTATCGAGAGATGTGTTTGCCGATTTGTACAATATGGTAGGAACATCATTTGGGACGGGTGATGGAAAAACCACGTTTAACTTACCTGATCTGCGTAGTGAATTTATTCGTGGACTTGACGAAGGGCGCGGAGTAGATAATGATCGGGTATTTGGAAGTGGGCAACAAGATGCAATAAAGAAACATGATCACGCAGTTTTATCTTATCCTTTTCGGTCTAATACATCGGGATATGTTTTGCCTGCTGAACAAGATGGGGTAAATGTATATTCAGGAAAAATGCCAGGTGAATCAATCAAAGCCGGAAGTAAATGTACTAATGAAGTAGCTACTTCATTAGATGGTGATAAAGAAACTCGCCCTCGTAATGTAGCTTTACTAGCCTGTATCAAATATTAA